The Streptomyces europaeiscabiei genome window below encodes:
- a CDS encoding Stp1/IreP family PP2C-type Ser/Thr phosphatase produces the protein MSLSLRFAAGSHKGMIREGNEDSGYAGPRLLAIADGMGGQAAGEVASSEVISTLVTLDDDIPGSDILTSLGTAVQRANDQLRAMVEEDPQLEGMGTTLTALLWTGQRLGLVHVGDSRAYLLRDGVLTQITQDHTWVQRLVDEGRITEEEATTHPQRSLLMRALGSGDHVEPDLSIREVRAGDRYLICSDGLSGVVSHQTMEETLASYQGPQETVQELIQLALRGGGPDNITVIIADVLDLDTGDTLAGQLSDTPVVVGAVAENQLHLQDNGIMQTPAGRASGLGRQGHGQGGGEFGPPGSGDATGYMPAAGSFDDYSDDDFVKPRKKRRWLKRSFFGILALAVVGGGLYSGYRWTQTQYYVGANDDHVALYRGISQDLAWISLSNVEKDHPEIELKYLPSYQQKLVEATIAEGGLNDAEKKITELSTQASACKKNAERREAADNNAKTGEGEAGGATGTTKTSLTSKATPSPTSTSSTSPTPTQTAPTPSTGPSLSEEEQELVSRCGEQ, from the coding sequence ATGAGTCTGTCACTGCGCTTCGCCGCCGGATCGCACAAAGGCATGATCCGCGAGGGCAACGAGGACTCGGGCTACGCCGGTCCCCGGCTGCTCGCGATCGCCGACGGCATGGGCGGCCAGGCGGCCGGTGAGGTCGCCTCCTCCGAGGTGATCTCCACCCTCGTGACGCTCGACGACGACATCCCCGGCTCGGACATCCTCACCTCCCTCGGCACCGCCGTGCAGCGCGCCAACGACCAGCTGCGCGCGATGGTCGAGGAGGACCCCCAGCTGGAGGGCATGGGCACCACGCTCACCGCCCTGCTGTGGACCGGCCAGCGACTCGGCCTCGTGCACGTCGGCGACTCCCGCGCGTACCTCCTCAGGGACGGCGTCCTCACGCAGATCACCCAGGACCACACCTGGGTGCAGCGCCTGGTCGACGAGGGCCGCATCACCGAGGAGGAGGCCACCACCCACCCGCAGCGCTCCCTGCTGATGCGCGCGCTGGGCAGCGGCGACCACGTCGAGCCCGACCTCTCCATCCGCGAGGTCCGCGCCGGCGACCGGTACCTGATCTGCTCCGACGGTCTGTCCGGCGTCGTGTCCCACCAGACGATGGAGGAGACCCTCGCCAGCTACCAGGGCCCGCAGGAAACCGTGCAGGAGCTGATCCAGCTCGCGCTGCGCGGCGGCGGACCGGACAACATCACGGTCATCATCGCCGACGTCCTCGACCTCGACACCGGGGACACCCTCGCCGGGCAGCTCTCCGACACCCCGGTCGTGGTCGGCGCGGTCGCAGAGAACCAGCTCCACCTGCAGGACAACGGCATCATGCAGACCCCGGCCGGCCGCGCCTCCGGGCTCGGCCGCCAAGGACACGGACAGGGCGGCGGCGAGTTCGGCCCGCCCGGCTCCGGCGACGCCACCGGGTACATGCCGGCCGCGGGCAGCTTCGACGACTACTCGGACGACGACTTCGTCAAGCCGCGCAAGAAGCGCAGGTGGCTGAAGAGATCCTTCTTCGGCATCCTCGCCCTCGCCGTGGTCGGCGGGGGCCTGTACAGCGGGTACCGCTGGACGCAGACGCAGTACTACGTCGGCGCCAACGACGACCACGTGGCGCTGTACCGCGGCATCAGCCAGGACCTGGCCTGGATCTCCCTCTCGAACGTGGAGAAGGATCACCCCGAGATCGAACTCAAGTACCTCCCGTCCTACCAGCAGAAGCTGGTCGAGGCCACGATCGCCGAGGGCGGTCTGAACGACGCCGAGAAGAAGATCACGGAGCTCTCCACCCAGGCGTCGGCGTGCAAGAAGAACGCCGAGCGCCGCGAGGCGGCGGACAACAACGCCAAGACCGGCGAGGGCGAGGCCGGCGGAGCCACGGGAACCACGAAGACCTCCCTCACGTCCAAGGCCACACCGTCCCCGACGTCGACATCGTCGACGTCCCCGACCCCGACCCAGACCGCACCCACACCGTCGACCGGCCCCAGCCTCTCGGAGGAGGAGCAGGAACTGGTCTCACGGTGCGGTGAGCAGTAG
- a CDS encoding FHA domain-containing protein FhaB/FipA gives MSELTLTVMRLGFLAVLWLFVIVAVQVIRSDLFGTRVTQRGSRREAARQPQAARQAAPPQQRGQQPAPATGGGRRGRNAPTKLVVSEGTLTGTTVALQGQTISLGRAHDSTIVLDDDYASSRHARIYPDRDGQWIVEDLGSTNGTYLDRNRLTTPTPIPLGAPIRIGKTVIELRK, from the coding sequence ATGTCAGAGCTGACCCTCACGGTCATGCGGCTGGGTTTCCTGGCCGTACTGTGGCTGTTCGTGATCGTGGCCGTGCAGGTCATCCGCAGCGACCTGTTCGGTACGCGCGTCACCCAGCGGGGGTCGCGCCGGGAGGCCGCGCGGCAACCGCAGGCCGCCCGCCAGGCCGCCCCTCCACAGCAGCGCGGCCAGCAGCCCGCGCCCGCCACCGGTGGTGGGCGCCGCGGGCGCAACGCGCCGACCAAACTCGTCGTCAGCGAGGGCACGCTGACGGGTACGACCGTGGCACTGCAAGGCCAGACCATCAGCCTGGGCCGCGCGCACGACTCCACGATCGTGCTGGACGACGACTACGCCTCCAGCCGGCATGCCCGGATCTACCCGGACCGCGACGGCCAGTGGATCGTCGAGGACCTGGGGTCCACCAACGGCACGTATCTCGACCGGAACCGACTGACGACTCCCACGCCGATTCCGCTCGGCGCGCCGATCCGCATCGGCAAGACCGTCATCGAGCTGCGGAAGTAG